The Chitinivibrionales bacterium genome includes the window GCTGCAATTGATTCCTACATAAAAGCAAATCCCGACCTTCCGGAACTTGACAAATCCTGCATCTATGACGGCCGTTTTGAAGTCGGTATGCAAAAAGAAACGGTCAAGTTCCTTCTCGGAGAACCTAAAAAGATCGAAATTGTCCATCAGCCATGGGCAACACAAGAAAACTGGGTCTATACAAAGGGCGGCAAAAAAGTTTTCATTATTGAAGACGATGGTGTGGTAGGTATTCTGCAGGATTAAATTCGCTGCTTTTTACCGGCGGTCCTATTCCTGTTTTAATTTGGTCCCTATCGTTCCATCGATTGTTGAGAAATTAAAAAAGGTCCCTTTCCGACACAAGGGACCTTTTTCTATAGCGCTACGGGGAGTCGAACCCCGGTTGCAGGAATGAGAATCCTGAGTCCTAACCACTAGACGATAGCGCCGAATGGAAATTCTAAATCTCAAAGCCAAAATCACAAAAAGAAGTCCGGATAAATTATTATTTGAGACTTGCCATTTGTGATTTGAAATTTATTAAGCTGGGGTACAAGGATTCGAACCTCGATAGCCAGAGCCAGAATCTGGAGTCCTGCCATTGGACGATACCCCAGTATATGTGGCTCTAAAATACAAGATATAACCCAATATATCAAGATTTGCAGAAAAAAACAGGCATTTTTAAGGGAATGACTGGTTCTTTAGTCTTTATTCATCGAAAACATCCAGCTCCATCTCTTTGATGGAATCGACAAAAGCCAACGAGTGAAATGGCTTCTGAAGGACTTTTCTGACGAATTTTTTTTGAGGAATAATCTCCCGGTCACCGGCATAATCCGCTGGTTTGGGGATATGCTCATCAAGCTCTTTCATGAGCAGAATTTCGACATTAAGATTGCGGTCGTAGAGTTCATTCACAAGCTCGTAACCGTTGGTTCCCGGCATGTCAACATCAACCACGACAAGCCCGCATTGTTTATCTGCTATTTTGAAGAGACTGAGTGTGTCTAATGCTTTGTAGCCGTTATCGACGGTTTCGATTTTATCGCCCTGGTAATGGAAAAAGAGCTCAAATGAGTTTTTGCAAAAATCCCGTACCGCCCGATCATCATCGACAATAAGTATATAATCACCTCGTTTTTCCGGGCGATATCTGCATTGGTGAGGAAGCTTCCGCTGCTTGACATCTTCACCCACAGCATACTGTTCCCGGTCTCCACATCGTATGA containing:
- a CDS encoding response regulator, whose product is MEVDPIITNLYRLRFRQILADRARRQAANNARPDVLFTDLYISRNPNTETPPAPQGIGEYKHAVTDEPRKEQPDDTRNLVQPTAEKQDTWYPDSAFKYIVGSGIGPSLTIRQQMESKVRTLKRKGEPCPHTTPKGACSALFIRCGDREQYAVGEDVKQRKLPHQCRYRPEKRGDYILIVDDDRAVRDFCKNSFELFFHYQGDKIETVDNGYKALDTLSLFKIADKQCGLVVVDVDMPGTNGYELVNELYDRNLNVEILLMKELDEHIPKPADYAGDREIIPQKKFVRKVLQKPFHSLAFVDSIKEMELDVFDE